A genomic segment from Ramlibacter agri encodes:
- a CDS encoding MFS transporter produces the protein MTCASVPLPAAARPRSYELPARWWLPLLGSVTVSFLAGSSAPTPLYPVYQGLWHFSAATVTAVFASYVVVLLAALLVFGRVSDYVGRKPVILAALLLQLVAMALFATAGGVAMLFAGRILQGLGTGAALAAIGAAMLDVDKQRGTIANAVAPGLGTGFGAVLSGLLVHFLPAPTLLVYAVLALLYVLQIAGIALLPEPGQRRPGVWSALRPQLALPASARGALRGASPMLVAGWALAGFFASLGPALVHRVFGFDASLGGGLTLFVMAGSAAATVLVLRNAEADRLLRIGAIALAAGSAGVLVSVEAHSVAGFLFFAVLSGIGFGAGFQGGMRSTLAAAAPAERAGLLAVVFLIAYVAMGLPALLAGFAVVQTGNLVATGLAFGGAVLALSLLALRLRAPAFRQG, from the coding sequence ATGACCTGCGCTTCCGTCCCCCTGCCCGCCGCGGCCCGCCCCAGGAGCTACGAGCTGCCCGCCCGCTGGTGGCTGCCCTTGCTCGGCTCCGTCACCGTCTCCTTCCTCGCCGGCTCCAGCGCCCCGACACCGCTGTACCCGGTCTACCAGGGGCTGTGGCATTTCTCCGCCGCCACCGTGACGGCAGTGTTTGCTTCCTATGTCGTCGTGCTGCTGGCGGCGCTGCTGGTGTTCGGCCGCGTCAGCGACTACGTCGGCCGCAAGCCGGTGATCCTGGCCGCGCTGCTGCTGCAGCTGGTCGCGATGGCGCTGTTCGCCACGGCCGGCGGCGTGGCCATGCTGTTCGCCGGCCGCATCCTGCAAGGGCTGGGCACCGGCGCGGCGCTGGCCGCCATCGGCGCCGCCATGCTGGACGTCGACAAGCAGCGCGGCACCATCGCCAACGCCGTCGCGCCCGGGCTGGGCACCGGCTTCGGCGCGGTCCTGTCCGGCCTGCTGGTGCACTTCCTGCCCGCGCCCACGCTGCTCGTCTACGCCGTGCTGGCGCTGCTCTATGTGCTGCAGATCGCCGGCATCGCGCTGCTGCCCGAACCCGGCCAGCGCCGCCCCGGCGTGTGGTCCGCGCTGCGCCCGCAGCTAGCCCTGCCTGCCAGCGCCCGTGGCGCGCTGCGCGGCGCCAGCCCCATGCTCGTCGCGGGCTGGGCGCTCGCCGGCTTCTTCGCTTCGCTCGGGCCGGCGCTCGTGCATCGCGTGTTCGGCTTCGACGCCTCGCTGGGCGGTGGCCTCACGCTGTTCGTGATGGCGGGCAGCGCCGCGGCCACGGTGCTCGTGCTGCGCAACGCCGAGGCGGACCGCCTGTTGCGCATCGGCGCCATCGCGCTGGCCGCCGGTAGCGCCGGCGTGCTGGTCTCCGTCGAAGCGCACAGCGTCGCCGGCTTCCTGTTCTTCGCCGTGCTGTCCGGCATCGGTTTCGGCGCCGGCTTCCAGGGCGGCATGCGCAGCACGCTCGCCGCAGCCGCTCCCGCCGAACGCGCCGGCCTGCTGGCGGTGGTGTTCCTGATCGCCTATGTTGCCATGGGCCTGCCAGCGCTGCTCGCGGGCTTTGCCGTGGTGCAAACCGGCAACCTCGTCGCCACCGGCCTCGCCTTCGGCGGCGCCGTGCTGGCCCTCTCGCTGCTGGCCCTGCGCCTGCGCGCTCCCGCTTTCCGCCAAGGATGA
- a CDS encoding TetR/AcrR family transcriptional regulator translates to MNRRSSVSSTADLAPQPDAPAERRPVRERLLASADELFYREGINNVGIDRVLEHAGVAKASLYSTFGSKDELVRAYLEGRHQLRITRVEARMAKHASARDKLLAVFDSMAELLSTPGFRGCAFLKASAELPANERTQPVCDTYRGWVRGLFTRLAGEAGVPDPAPLVRQLVLLYDGAAVAAQMDGDTEAAKVARATAAVMLDAAIAAKKTTRAART, encoded by the coding sequence ATGAACCGCCGTTCGTCCGTTTCCTCCACCGCCGACCTGGCGCCCCAGCCCGACGCGCCGGCCGAGCGCCGGCCCGTGCGCGAGCGCCTGCTGGCCTCGGCCGACGAGCTCTTCTACCGGGAGGGCATCAACAACGTCGGAATCGACCGCGTGCTGGAGCACGCCGGCGTGGCCAAGGCTTCGCTTTACAGCACCTTCGGCAGCAAGGACGAACTGGTGCGTGCCTATCTCGAGGGCCGCCACCAGCTGCGGATCACGCGCGTGGAGGCGCGCATGGCGAAGCACGCGTCAGCGCGCGACAAGCTGCTGGCGGTGTTCGACTCGATGGCGGAGCTGCTGTCCACCCCGGGCTTCCGCGGTTGTGCCTTCCTGAAGGCCAGCGCGGAGCTGCCGGCCAACGAGCGCACGCAGCCGGTGTGCGACACCTATCGCGGCTGGGTCCGCGGGCTGTTCACGCGGCTCGCGGGTGAAGCGGGCGTCCCGGATCCGGCGCCGCTGGTGCGCCAGCTGGTGCTGCTGTACGACGGCGCGGCGGTGGCGGCGCAGATGGATGGCGACACCGAGGCGGCGAAGGTTGCGCGGGCGACGGCGGCGGTGATGCTGGATGCGGCGATAGCCGCGAAGAAGACGACGCGGGCTGCTCGCACGTAG
- a CDS encoding serine hydrolase domain-containing protein, translated as MNAASYDDGLTRAEPASRGGIADFLGDARRLGVELHGFMAWQGSAVVAEGWWHPYGPQRPHMMHSATKSFLSAAVGLAVHERRFALEDRVVSFFPAHLPHGIGENLALMTVEDLLTQTSGHAQGASGSVWRGIRSSWIAEFFKIPVVHAPGSFFRYTSATSFLLSAILTRTTGMTAHDYLRPRLLEPLGIHDLAWDVGPENINPGGNGISCKLAGLLKLAVLHLQGGAWNGAQLLPRDWVRRATTPQRGNAHGYHWWMGPRGSFYAYGVFGQFAIAFPEQDAVVAVNAATPPGEETLRSLLWSHFPAALQAGEELSTLTLLPDLPAGSSPLAQSRRFEAEPNEDGIRSLHLRFEPGRCVLEVSDARGDHAITMGLGEWIEGDTTMSGAPLHHGYEPASMRVLARAGWRDERTLEMQWQFVETAFRDTVVLHFESPQEVRMERSVNVNSGSLRRPTVRGIAPR; from the coding sequence TTGAACGCCGCTTCGTACGACGACGGGCTGACGCGCGCGGAGCCTGCGAGCCGTGGCGGCATCGCGGACTTCCTGGGCGATGCGCGCCGGCTGGGCGTGGAGCTGCATGGCTTCATGGCCTGGCAGGGTTCGGCCGTGGTGGCCGAAGGCTGGTGGCACCCGTACGGCCCGCAGCGGCCGCACATGATGCATTCGGCGACCAAGAGCTTCCTCTCCGCGGCGGTGGGGCTGGCCGTGCACGAACGGCGCTTCGCGCTGGAGGACCGCGTCGTCTCCTTCTTTCCAGCGCACCTGCCGCACGGCATCGGCGAGAACCTGGCGCTCATGACGGTGGAAGACCTGCTGACGCAGACCAGCGGCCATGCACAGGGCGCGTCCGGCTCGGTATGGCGCGGCATCCGCAGCAGCTGGATCGCCGAGTTCTTCAAGATCCCCGTGGTCCATGCGCCGGGCAGCTTCTTCCGCTACACCAGCGCGACGAGCTTCCTGCTGTCGGCGATCCTGACGCGGACGACGGGCATGACGGCGCACGACTACTTGCGGCCGCGGCTGCTGGAGCCGCTGGGGATCCATGACCTCGCCTGGGACGTCGGGCCGGAGAACATCAACCCCGGCGGCAACGGCATCAGCTGCAAGCTGGCGGGCCTGTTGAAGCTGGCGGTGCTGCACCTGCAAGGCGGTGCATGGAACGGGGCGCAGCTGCTGCCACGCGACTGGGTGCGCCGCGCCACCACGCCGCAGCGTGGCAACGCGCATGGCTACCACTGGTGGATGGGGCCGCGCGGGAGCTTCTATGCCTACGGCGTGTTCGGGCAGTTCGCCATTGCGTTCCCCGAGCAGGACGCGGTGGTCGCGGTGAATGCCGCTACGCCGCCGGGCGAGGAGACCTTGCGTTCCTTGTTGTGGTCGCATTTCCCGGCAGCCTTGCAGGCGGGCGAAGAACTGTCCACCCTCACGCTCCTGCCGGACTTGCCGGCTGGCAGTTCGCCGCTGGCGCAGTCCCGGCGCTTCGAAGCCGAACCCAACGAGGATGGCATCCGCTCGCTGCACCTGCGCTTCGAGCCGGGGCGCTGCGTGCTGGAAGTGAGCGATGCACGTGGCGACCACGCGATCACGATGGGCCTGGGCGAGTGGATCGAAGGCGACACCACGATGAGCGGGGCGCCGCTGCACCACGGCTACGAGCCGGCGTCGATGCGGGTGCTGGCGCGCGCCGGCTGGCGCGACGAGCGCACGCTGGAGATGCAGTGGCAGTTCGTGGAGACGGCGTTCCGGGATACGGTGGTGTTGCACTTCGAGTCGCCGCAGGAAGTGCGCATGGAGCGCAGCGTGAACGTGAATTCGGGTTCGCTTCGGCGGCCCACCGTCCGCGGCATCGCGCCGCGCTGA
- a CDS encoding Bug family tripartite tricarboxylate transporter substrate binding protein: MNPPITRRALLCAGAALPFAGVAHAQSAWPDKTIRILVGTPPGDSSDASVRRLADRLSAILGKPIIVDNRPGAHGAIVGELAKNAPKDGYTLLYSSGGQMAINPSLYSKLPYDPLKDFTGVAQINTGFLYLAVNNDLPVRNVKELVAYVKEKGGALSYGSGGSGTTQHLTMEMLKKRTGMDIKHVPYRGSPMVLQDLIGGQIACAFDAGASILPQARNGKVRLLGVTSPTRLASTPDLPTFQEQGIPDFEARVWSGLFAPAGVPKEVVARLNEAINQILKTPDYQAFLRASGSEPAGGSADGFNKFLAAEIAKWAVVVKDSGAQID; the protein is encoded by the coding sequence ATGAACCCTCCCATCACGCGCCGCGCCCTGCTGTGCGCCGGTGCCGCCCTGCCCTTCGCCGGCGTCGCCCACGCGCAGTCCGCCTGGCCCGACAAGACCATCCGCATCCTGGTCGGCACGCCGCCCGGCGACTCGTCGGACGCCAGCGTCCGACGCCTGGCGGATCGCCTGTCCGCCATCCTCGGCAAGCCCATCATCGTCGACAACCGGCCGGGTGCGCATGGCGCCATCGTCGGTGAACTGGCGAAGAACGCGCCCAAGGACGGCTACACGCTGCTGTATTCCTCGGGCGGGCAGATGGCGATCAACCCCTCGCTTTACAGCAAGCTGCCGTACGATCCGCTGAAGGACTTCACCGGCGTCGCGCAGATCAACACCGGCTTCCTGTACCTGGCCGTCAACAACGACCTGCCGGTGCGCAACGTGAAGGAGCTGGTGGCCTACGTCAAGGAAAAGGGCGGCGCCCTGAGCTACGGCTCCGGCGGCAGCGGCACCACGCAGCACCTCACCATGGAGATGCTGAAGAAGCGCACCGGCATGGACATCAAGCACGTGCCTTACCGCGGCTCGCCCATGGTGCTGCAGGACCTGATCGGCGGCCAGATCGCCTGCGCCTTCGATGCGGGAGCGTCCATCCTGCCGCAGGCGCGCAACGGCAAGGTGCGCCTGCTGGGCGTCACCAGCCCCACGCGGCTGGCGTCCACGCCGGACCTGCCCACCTTCCAGGAGCAGGGCATCCCCGACTTCGAGGCCCGCGTGTGGTCCGGCCTGTTCGCGCCGGCCGGCGTGCCGAAGGAGGTGGTCGCGCGCCTGAACGAAGCCATCAACCAGATCCTGAAGACGCCCGACTACCAGGCCTTCCTGCGCGCCAGCGGCAGCGAGCCGGCCGGCGGCAGCGCGGACGGCTTCAACAAGTTCCTCGCCGCGGAGATCGCCAAGTGGGCGGTCGTGGTGAAGGACTCCGGCGCGCAGATCGATTGA
- a CDS encoding DUF4387 domain-containing protein, with protein sequence MRLAEACRYVRSKNAGPFWITVDLFFPDRAAYDRYVDAAALQPERIAALFGIAAEEVKRFPVPELQVLKISYPRQRPQGGALERDMHGGQQYVRLLDLEV encoded by the coding sequence ATGCGTCTCGCTGAGGCCTGCCGCTACGTGCGGTCCAAGAACGCCGGGCCCTTCTGGATCACCGTCGACCTGTTCTTCCCGGACCGCGCGGCCTACGACCGCTATGTCGACGCAGCCGCGCTGCAGCCGGAACGCATCGCGGCGCTGTTCGGCATCGCCGCGGAAGAAGTCAAGCGCTTCCCGGTGCCGGAGCTGCAGGTGCTGAAGATCTCGTACCCGCGCCAGCGGCCGCAGGGCGGCGCGCTGGAACGCGACATGCATGGCGGGCAGCAATACGTGCGCCTGCTGGACCTGGAAGTCTGA
- a CDS encoding acyclic terpene utilization AtuA family protein has protein sequence MPPPITGTVNVLVPTGALGAGIQEADVLAGLADAHAIACDAGSTDSGPAYLATGRCKYSRAAVKTDFAVLLRAQAKARIPLLIGSCGTSGSDAALDWMRDVALEVCAEQGLSPRIALLYSEQAPQLVAQRARQGRVKPLPPMRDADPALFEQCDHIVALMGPEPYVAALEAGADIVLGGRTTDTAVLAAVPLMRGMGAGAAWHAGKTAECGGLCAVSPREGGVMVRVGRDDFVVEPLRASNRCTPYTISSHMLYENSDPFQLHEPGGVLDVTQARYEAIDERRVRVTGSRFEAKPYTMKLEGASAGQYQTVMLVGIQDPKVLANLPRFLGQMHEALIRRVNEAMGASAGAFDISLRPYGYNAVSGEVDPQQPPPREVGLLFVATAATQELATQIAKTCNPWFFHMPLDREAELPSYAFPFSPAEIERGAVYEFHLNHVVQVEHPLELVRTVFVQGGSHASR, from the coding sequence ATGCCTCCACCCATCACCGGCACGGTCAACGTGCTGGTTCCCACCGGCGCGCTGGGCGCCGGCATCCAGGAAGCCGACGTGCTGGCCGGCCTCGCCGACGCGCACGCCATCGCCTGCGACGCGGGCTCCACCGACAGCGGCCCGGCCTACCTCGCCACCGGCCGCTGCAAGTACTCGCGCGCCGCGGTCAAGACCGACTTCGCCGTGCTGCTGCGGGCGCAGGCCAAGGCCCGCATCCCGCTGCTGATCGGCTCCTGCGGCACCTCGGGCAGCGACGCCGCGCTGGACTGGATGCGCGACGTCGCGCTGGAGGTCTGCGCCGAGCAAGGCCTCAGCCCGCGCATCGCCCTGCTCTATTCGGAGCAGGCGCCGCAACTGGTGGCCCAGCGTGCGCGCCAGGGCCGCGTGAAGCCGCTGCCGCCGATGCGCGACGCCGACCCCGCCCTCTTCGAGCAGTGCGACCACATCGTGGCGCTGATGGGGCCGGAGCCCTATGTCGCGGCGCTGGAAGCCGGCGCCGACATCGTCCTGGGTGGCCGCACCACGGACACCGCGGTGCTCGCGGCCGTGCCGCTGATGCGCGGCATGGGCGCCGGCGCGGCCTGGCATGCCGGCAAGACCGCCGAATGCGGCGGCCTGTGCGCCGTCAGCCCGCGCGAAGGCGGCGTGATGGTGCGCGTGGGCCGCGACGACTTCGTGGTCGAACCGCTGCGCGCCAGCAACCGCTGCACGCCCTACACGATCTCGTCGCATATGCTGTACGAGAACAGCGACCCGTTCCAGCTGCACGAGCCGGGCGGCGTGCTCGATGTGACCCAGGCGCGCTACGAAGCCATCGACGAGCGCCGCGTTCGCGTCACCGGCTCGCGTTTCGAGGCCAAGCCCTACACGATGAAGCTGGAAGGCGCGTCCGCCGGCCAGTACCAGACCGTCATGCTGGTGGGCATCCAGGACCCGAAGGTGCTGGCCAACCTGCCGCGCTTCCTGGGCCAGATGCACGAGGCGTTGATCCGGCGCGTGAACGAAGCGATGGGTGCTTCGGCCGGCGCTTTCGACATCTCGCTGCGCCCCTACGGCTACAACGCGGTGAGCGGCGAAGTCGATCCGCAGCAACCGCCACCGCGTGAAGTGGGCCTGCTGTTCGTCGCCACCGCGGCGACGCAGGAACTGGCCACGCAGATCGCCAAGACCTGCAACCCGTGGTTCTTCCACATGCCGCTGGACCGCGAGGCGGAGCTCCCGAGCTACGCCTTCCCGTTCTCGCCGGCGGAGATCGAGCGCGGCGCCGTGTACGAATTCCACCTGAACCACGTCGTGCAGGTGGAACATCCGCTGGAACTGGTGCGCACGGTGTTCGTGCAGGGAGGAAGCCATGCGTCTCGCTGA
- a CDS encoding GntR family transcriptional regulator: protein MATRARKTAPPPPPDVSLSEHAHRSLMGMILSGQLGPNEVVTERQIALQLGISRTPLREAVRRLEGQRLLHRQQSGALVVRALPIEEYMHILHVRRLLEGEAARLAAGKVPREELDVLRSRIDAVLSLPETAPLPEAAGEDEDLHRVIAAAAGNPVLEEMIATLRTRTAMFRFGRMPGRRKVVMEEHRAIVDALASGDGEAARRAMEHHIDQVRQTLLARLSGH from the coding sequence ATGGCTACCCGTGCCCGCAAAACCGCTCCACCGCCGCCCCCGGACGTGTCCTTGTCGGAACACGCCCACCGCAGCCTCATGGGCATGATCCTGAGCGGCCAGCTCGGGCCCAACGAGGTGGTCACGGAGCGTCAGATCGCGTTGCAACTGGGCATCTCGCGCACGCCGCTGCGCGAGGCGGTTCGGCGGCTGGAAGGCCAGCGCCTGCTGCATCGCCAGCAAAGCGGCGCGCTGGTCGTGCGCGCCCTGCCGATCGAGGAGTACATGCACATCCTCCATGTGCGGCGGCTGCTCGAAGGCGAGGCCGCGCGGCTGGCGGCCGGCAAGGTGCCGCGGGAGGAGCTCGATGTCCTTCGCTCGCGGATCGACGCCGTGCTGTCACTCCCCGAGACCGCACCTCTGCCCGAGGCGGCTGGCGAAGACGAGGACTTGCACAGGGTGATCGCGGCGGCTGCCGGCAACCCGGTGCTGGAGGAAATGATTGCGACCTTGCGCACGCGTACCGCGATGTTCCGCTTCGGCCGCATGCCGGGGCGGCGCAAGGTGGTGATGGAGGAGCATCGGGCGATCGTCGATGCGTTGGCGAGTGGCGACGGCGAGGCGGCGCGCAGGGCGATGGAGCATCACATCGATCAGGTGCGGCAGACGCTCCTGGCGAGGTTGAGCGGGCATTGA
- a CDS encoding addiction module antidote protein encodes MAKAVKAKEPAAPWTKTVAYDVAEQLRTPEEMAAYLDAWLEEAPEDAAGIARALGDIARAKGMSQVARDAGLSRESLYKALSENGNPSFATILKVARALGLKFHAQAA; translated from the coding sequence ATGGCCAAGGCAGTAAAGGCGAAGGAACCCGCGGCGCCGTGGACCAAGACGGTCGCATACGACGTCGCTGAACAACTTCGGACACCGGAAGAAATGGCGGCGTACCTGGACGCGTGGCTCGAAGAAGCTCCCGAGGACGCCGCGGGAATTGCACGAGCCCTTGGAGACATCGCTCGCGCCAAGGGCATGAGCCAGGTCGCACGGGACGCGGGCCTCAGCCGGGAAAGCCTCTACAAGGCGCTCAGCGAGAACGGCAACCCCAGCTTTGCAACGATTCTCAAAGTGGCCCGAGCTCTTGGCCTGAAGTTCCACGCACAGGCTGCGTGA